A region of Streptomyces paludis DNA encodes the following proteins:
- a CDS encoding type I polyketide synthase: MSSNDTSVESIVGALRSSLRKNSQLTEENERLRSALTEPVAIIGVGCRYPGRVTTPEELWRLVADGVDAVGGPPADRGWDEAFPAADRPRVGAFLQDGADFDAGFFGISPREALAMDPQQRLLLETAWEAVESAGIAPDTLKGSRTGVFTGTTAQDYADILAAHPEAAAGFGLTGAVASVMSGRMSYVLGLEGPAVTVDTACSSSLVAIHLAAQALRRGECGLALAGGVAFMSTPEVFTEFGRQGGLAADGRCKAFSSAADGTGWGEGAGLLLLERLSDARRNGHEILAVVRGSAVNQDGASNGLAAPNGPSQQRVIRQALADAGLEPRDIDAVEGHGTGTRLGDPIEAQALLAAYGQDRPAGRPLWLGSVKSNIGHTLAAAGVAGVIKMVMALRHRVLPRTLHVEQPSTQVDWSAGALSLLTAPVPWPEGERPRRAGVSSFGISGTNAHLILEEAPPSAVPEGGTGDGTGSGAGPVIGTAAVPWVLTAKSARSLGRQAERLLGAVRERPGVPPLDVARALVDTRTRFARRAVVTGRTPDELLAGLSAVAAGQASAAVAAGRAEPGGVALVFSGQGAQWPGMARELYASSAVFRTAFDEVCAVLDPLMAGSLAEQVFAGSEPLDRTEVTQPALFAVQVALHALVTSCGVRADLLAGHSVGEIAAAWAAGVLSLRDACVLVEARGRLMGALPDDGAMVSLEATEAAVLRLIDGVPGVGVGAVNGPASVVVSGAAGSVAAVTERARAAGMRPVALRVGHGFHSPSMDPVLDGFAAVLRTLDFRPPRVRMVSTVTGEVLGDEVASPGYWVRHARETVRYHDALGTLAAEGVRTLVEVGPDGVLSGLPRPAGLTAVALMRRPRAAEASVPEDVRFVRALAQAHAHGVDVDWRALLGEGRRAALPTYAFDRERFWIDPAVAGPAAGGPADAGLWRLVERGDADEVARMLETGDEVDVAGLLPALASWRRRQRREDEARSWRYGVSWLPVTASGGVTAGQRWLVVAPAGPDADELTAALAARGARVVECLLDGAVPDRRTLAARLAAVRGDEPVDGVVSLLALAGDRPVADLAMLVQALGDAEVDGGLWCVTRGAVSAGSAVSAPALSALWGLGRVVALERPGHWGGLVDVPAGRALPSDALCGVLGGAEDQVAVRGAGILARRLVRNGGTNTSTGTGARQGWRPRGTVLLTGGTGALGRRLTGWLLEQGAGHVLVLGRRGPLAPGAGGLVAEHGDRVTVLACDVTERDELAAALARVPEEFPLTAVVHAAGVGGGGPVDSLTERDLAAAAGPKAVAARHLHELTEGVALDAFVMFSSGAGVVGAGGFAAYGAANAYLDGFAEYRRGLGLPATAVAWGAWAGEGMAAEADAARSLRAQGMRAMAPASALAALRQVLDSGQVSAYVADLDWDRFAATFTAVRPSPLLAKVVGDRRDTPVASHRAEHFAARPAAELRREMRELVRAEAVAVLGHTDAAAVTDDRPFRDLGFDSLTAVELRDRVATLTGLDLPAATVFDYPTVPAFAAHIVERLGGTETPGAVAEAPDGRRTDGRAADEPVAIVGVGCRFPGGVRSAEELWRLVADGVDAIGAFPADRGWDALAPATESYARAGGFLHDGHEFDADFFGISPREALATDPQQRLLLETAWETVESAGIAPDTLKGSRTGVFTGTTSQDYAALTAAAPEVTAGFGLTGSTASVLSGRISYALGLEGPALSVDTACSSSLVAIHLAAQALRRGECALALAGGATFMSTPGVFAEFSRQGGLAGDGRCKPFAGAADGTGWGEGVGLVLLERLSDARRNGHEILAVVRGSAVNQDGASNGLTAPNGPSQQRVIRQALADAGLNTGDIDAVEAHGTGTVLGDPIEAEALLATYGQDRPADRPLRLGSVKSNIGHTQAAAGIAGVIKMVMALRHQRLPRTLHVDEPTSKVDWTTGGVSLLTEAVDWPEGDRPRRAGVSSFGISGTNAHVIVEQAPYDPAPPHPAADPVPGALSGGPVAWVLSARSEEALRGQAARLLPAVGGPDLAPADVAWSLARNRARFDHRAVVVGEDRAELLEGLSALAEGRSTARVLSGRAVTGGVAFVFSGQGAQWPGMTRELYEASPVFADALNEVCAAFDTHLPTPLADVILADAGTEHATLLDQTDYTQPALFAVETALHTLATTSGLHPETLAGHSIGEISAAHAAGILTLKDATTLVATRGRLMATLPTTGTMLALHTDETTATTLINHLPHLTIAAINTPTSLVISGDTTSINTTQTRAHQAGITTTRLRVSHAFHSPHMDPILEEFHTVIAQLDLRPPRIPLISTVTGQKLTTEQATSPAYWVRHARDTVRYHDALTTLTTTGTHTLIEIGPDSVLSGLVQDGGPRTVPLMRRPRPSEAPVPEPVRFVRALASAHARGAEVDWAAVLGSGRPVPLPTYAFDRRRYWVEPAPGAADVAGAGLLSAGHPLLGAVVESPDTDGVICTGRLSTAAHPWLADHTVAGSVTVPGTAVVEMVSRAADAVGCGRIGELVLRTPMVLPGPDALQVRVVVGAPDEEGDREVAVHSRAEPAPHTTAAEWTTHATGFVAPASDAVRAPLSAWPPPGATDVGLDGLYPELAAEGLVYGPAFQGLRAVWRRDDEIYAEVTLPTGPHTRTDGFLLHPALLDAALHALARADVMDAGRGAHLPFSWTGVRVRTVGATALRVRMTVGSDDTVRLEVFDTAGEPVAEVEALTLRPLPKAPVPTADASLSDSLHSVIWNPVAAPATGRIPRTWAVLDGDGSGPGLRIQGVEATVLTDLDALATTADGTAAVPDVVVWRCPTVATDDVPAAAHRSATAALALLQQWLANPQLEDSHLVLLTHNAIAARPNDPADPSHSPVWGLTRSAQTEHPHRFTLIDTDHTTHDIPLAQALASGEPQLALRGHDLLAPRVTRHHNNDQLTVPTTPHWHLDITTPGTIDNLHLTPTTPNEQPLQPGQVRVRVHAAGLNFRDVLMALGMYPGDISLGSEGAGVITETGPDVPHLTVGDRVTGYLSGAFGPTTVADHRMLTPIPDSWSFARAAAIPIVSVTALYGLRDLAGLSPGQSVLIHAGTGGVGMAAIRIAQHLGADVYATASETKWDTLRQLGLDDDHIASSRTLDFAHTFLTTTQGQGVDVVLNSLTDDYIDTSLQLLPRGGHFIEIGKRDIRNPHHIATTHPGVHYQAFDTTEAGPEHIGRLLKELVTLHDTGALLPLPLTTWPLTQAPHAFRHLSQARHTGKVVLTVPQAPFTTGTTLITGGSGHLATALARHAAHQGAPHILLLSRRGPDAPHTTQLQQELQHTNTQLTITTCDVTDPTQLAHAINTIPPEHPLRTVIHTAGIIDDSLIHTLTPHQLTTVMQPKTDAAWHLHTLTQHHPLHAFILYSSITATTGGAGQANYAAANTFLDTLAHHRRHHHLPATTIAWGPWADHGMAANLTTTHQHRITRSGITPLTTTHAHQLLHTTHHHQTPHTIAAHLNTALLSTTEPLWRSTAPSAARGTARAGLPQATALGELARLRAGERLDALADLVHGEATAVLGHTDPGTLDRDRPFRDLGFDSLTAVELRNRLNTLTGLRLAPGTVFDHPTVPALAAHLDTVLFPAAPAPAETGDALDRLDALLAALADHGEESVREGARQRVRDFLRRDTDAYDEGPRGDTDDDDYLSEVMNSASFSDLKNLMDEQFGYGDTTGPDSTGPRTGSTRHESMDDV; encoded by the coding sequence ATGAGCAGCAACGACACGTCAGTCGAGTCGATCGTCGGGGCCCTGCGCTCGTCGCTCCGCAAGAACAGCCAACTGACCGAGGAGAACGAGCGGTTGCGGTCCGCGCTGACCGAGCCGGTCGCGATCATCGGCGTGGGCTGCCGCTATCCGGGGCGGGTCACGACGCCCGAGGAGCTGTGGCGGCTGGTCGCGGACGGCGTCGACGCGGTCGGCGGGCCGCCCGCGGACCGGGGCTGGGACGAGGCGTTCCCCGCGGCGGACCGGCCCCGGGTGGGCGCGTTCCTCCAGGACGGGGCCGACTTCGACGCGGGCTTCTTCGGGATCTCGCCGCGTGAGGCGCTGGCGATGGACCCGCAGCAGCGGCTGCTGCTGGAGACCGCGTGGGAGGCGGTCGAGTCGGCGGGGATCGCGCCGGACACCCTGAAGGGCTCACGGACCGGGGTGTTCACCGGGACGACGGCCCAGGACTACGCGGACATCCTGGCGGCGCACCCCGAGGCCGCCGCGGGTTTCGGCCTGACCGGCGCGGTGGCGAGCGTCATGTCGGGCCGGATGTCGTACGTGCTGGGGCTGGAGGGGCCGGCCGTCACCGTCGACACGGCGTGTTCGTCCTCGCTGGTGGCGATCCATCTGGCGGCGCAGGCGCTGCGGCGCGGTGAGTGCGGGCTCGCGCTCGCGGGCGGGGTGGCGTTCATGTCCACTCCCGAGGTGTTCACCGAGTTCGGCCGTCAGGGGGGCCTGGCGGCCGACGGGCGGTGCAAGGCGTTCTCCTCGGCGGCGGACGGCACCGGCTGGGGTGAGGGCGCGGGTCTGCTGCTGCTGGAGCGGCTCTCGGACGCCCGGCGCAACGGGCACGAGATCCTCGCCGTGGTGCGCGGCTCGGCGGTGAACCAGGACGGCGCGTCCAACGGGCTGGCGGCGCCCAACGGCCCGTCCCAGCAGCGTGTCATCCGGCAGGCGCTGGCCGATGCCGGGCTGGAGCCCCGTGACATCGACGCGGTGGAGGGGCACGGCACCGGCACCCGGCTCGGAGACCCGATCGAGGCGCAGGCGCTGCTGGCCGCCTACGGCCAGGACCGCCCGGCCGGCCGGCCGCTGTGGCTGGGCTCGGTCAAGTCGAACATCGGGCACACGCTGGCCGCGGCGGGGGTCGCCGGGGTCATCAAGATGGTGATGGCGCTGCGCCACCGGGTGCTGCCGCGCACCCTGCACGTGGAGCAGCCGTCGACGCAGGTGGACTGGTCGGCGGGGGCGCTGTCGCTGCTGACCGCTCCGGTGCCGTGGCCGGAGGGTGAACGCCCGCGCCGGGCCGGGGTGTCGTCGTTCGGCATCAGCGGCACCAACGCGCACCTCATCCTCGAAGAGGCTCCGCCGTCGGCCGTCCCGGAGGGCGGGACCGGAGACGGCACCGGGTCCGGCGCCGGACCCGTGATCGGGACCGCCGCGGTGCCCTGGGTGCTCACGGCGAAGTCCGCGCGGTCGCTGGGACGCCAGGCCGAGCGGCTGCTCGGTGCGGTGCGCGAGCGCCCCGGCGTCCCGCCCCTCGATGTGGCGCGGGCCCTGGTGGACACCCGTACCCGCTTCGCCCGTCGGGCCGTGGTGACCGGCCGCACACCGGACGAGCTGCTGGCGGGGCTCTCCGCCGTCGCGGCCGGACAGGCGTCGGCCGCGGTCGCCGCGGGGCGGGCCGAGCCCGGCGGGGTGGCCCTGGTGTTCTCCGGTCAGGGCGCCCAATGGCCCGGTATGGCACGGGAGTTGTACGCGTCGTCGGCGGTGTTCCGGACGGCGTTCGACGAGGTGTGCGCGGTCCTCGACCCGCTGATGGCGGGCTCGCTGGCGGAGCAGGTGTTCGCCGGCTCCGAGCCGCTGGACCGTACCGAGGTCACCCAGCCCGCGCTGTTCGCCGTCCAGGTGGCCCTGCACGCGCTGGTGACCTCGTGCGGTGTACGGGCCGATCTGCTGGCCGGGCACTCGGTGGGCGAGATCGCCGCCGCGTGGGCCGCGGGCGTCCTGTCGCTGCGGGACGCCTGTGTCCTGGTCGAGGCGCGCGGCCGGCTGATGGGGGCGCTGCCGGACGACGGCGCGATGGTGTCGCTGGAGGCCACCGAGGCCGCTGTGCTGCGGCTGATCGACGGTGTGCCGGGGGTCGGGGTCGGCGCGGTGAACGGTCCGGCCTCGGTGGTGGTCTCGGGCGCCGCCGGGAGCGTCGCCGCGGTGACGGAGCGGGCCCGTGCCGCCGGGATGCGGCCGGTCGCGCTGCGGGTGGGGCACGGCTTCCACTCGCCGTCGATGGACCCGGTGCTCGACGGGTTCGCCGCCGTACTGCGCACACTGGACTTCCGGCCGCCCCGGGTCCGTATGGTCTCGACGGTGACCGGTGAGGTCCTGGGCGACGAGGTCGCCTCTCCCGGGTACTGGGTGCGCCACGCGCGGGAGACCGTGCGCTACCACGACGCGCTGGGCACACTGGCCGCCGAGGGCGTCAGGACCCTGGTCGAGGTGGGACCGGACGGTGTGCTGTCCGGACTGCCCCGGCCCGCGGGGCTGACGGCCGTCGCGCTGATGCGCCGTCCGCGCGCCGCCGAGGCATCGGTGCCGGAGGACGTCCGGTTCGTCCGGGCCCTGGCGCAGGCCCATGCCCACGGGGTGGACGTGGACTGGCGGGCGCTGCTCGGCGAGGGCCGGAGGGCCGCGCTGCCGACGTACGCCTTCGACCGCGAGCGGTTCTGGATCGACCCGGCGGTGGCCGGTCCCGCCGCCGGTGGCCCCGCCGACGCGGGGCTGTGGCGGCTGGTGGAGCGCGGGGACGCCGACGAGGTCGCCCGGATGCTGGAGACGGGCGACGAGGTCGATGTCGCCGGGCTGCTGCCGGCGCTCGCCTCGTGGCGGCGCCGACAGCGCCGGGAGGACGAGGCGCGATCGTGGCGGTACGGCGTGTCGTGGCTCCCGGTGACGGCCTCCGGCGGTGTGACGGCCGGTCAGCGGTGGCTGGTCGTGGCGCCCGCGGGCCCGGACGCCGATGAGCTGACGGCGGCGCTGGCCGCCCGGGGTGCCCGGGTGGTGGAGTGCCTGCTCGACGGCGCCGTGCCGGACCGGCGGACGCTGGCCGCGCGGCTGGCCGCGGTCCGCGGTGACGAGCCGGTGGACGGTGTGGTGTCGCTGCTCGCGCTCGCCGGGGACCGGCCCGTGGCCGATCTGGCGATGCTGGTGCAGGCGCTCGGGGACGCGGAGGTGGACGGCGGGCTGTGGTGCGTGACCCGGGGCGCGGTCTCCGCCGGGTCGGCCGTCTCGGCGCCCGCCCTGAGCGCGCTCTGGGGGCTCGGCCGAGTGGTCGCGCTGGAGCGGCCCGGCCACTGGGGCGGTCTGGTCGACGTACCGGCCGGACGGGCCCTCCCGTCGGACGCCCTGTGCGGGGTGCTGGGCGGCGCCGAGGACCAGGTCGCCGTACGGGGTGCGGGGATACTGGCCAGGCGGCTGGTCCGTAACGGTGGAACCAACACCAGTACCGGTACGGGCGCACGGCAGGGCTGGCGGCCGCGTGGCACGGTGCTGCTCACCGGCGGCACCGGCGCTCTGGGCCGCCGGCTGACGGGGTGGCTGCTGGAGCAGGGGGCCGGGCATGTGCTCGTGCTCGGCCGGCGGGGTCCGCTGGCGCCGGGCGCGGGCGGACTGGTGGCCGAGCACGGCGACCGGGTGACCGTGCTGGCCTGCGATGTCACCGAACGGGACGAGCTGGCCGCCGCGTTGGCCCGGGTACCCGAGGAGTTTCCGCTGACCGCGGTGGTGCATGCCGCCGGGGTCGGCGGCGGCGGGCCGGTGGACTCGCTCACGGAGCGGGATCTCGCGGCGGCGGCCGGGCCGAAGGCCGTGGCGGCGCGGCATCTGCACGAGCTGACGGAGGGCGTCGCGCTCGACGCGTTCGTGATGTTCTCCTCCGGGGCGGGCGTGGTGGGCGCGGGCGGTTTCGCCGCCTACGGGGCCGCCAACGCGTATCTGGACGGGTTCGCCGAGTACCGCCGCGGTCTGGGACTGCCCGCGACCGCGGTGGCCTGGGGCGCCTGGGCCGGCGAGGGCATGGCGGCCGAGGCGGACGCGGCCCGGTCGCTGCGGGCTCAGGGGATGCGGGCGATGGCTCCGGCGTCCGCGCTGGCGGCGCTCCGTCAGGTGCTGGACAGCGGACAGGTGTCGGCGTATGTGGCGGATCTGGACTGGGACCGGTTCGCCGCCACCTTCACCGCCGTCCGGCCCAGCCCGCTCCTCGCGAAGGTCGTCGGGGACCGCCGGGACACACCGGTGGCGTCACACCGCGCGGAACACTTCGCCGCGCGGCCCGCAGCGGAGCTTCGGCGCGAGATGCGGGAGCTGGTACGGGCGGAGGCGGTGGCCGTGCTCGGCCACACCGACGCCGCCGCGGTGACCGACGACCGGCCCTTCCGCGACCTGGGCTTCGACTCGCTGACGGCGGTGGAGCTGCGCGACCGGGTCGCCACCCTGACCGGCCTGGACCTGCCCGCCGCCACCGTGTTCGACTATCCGACCGTGCCCGCGTTCGCCGCGCACATCGTCGAACGGCTGGGTGGTACGGAGACGCCCGGGGCGGTGGCGGAGGCTCCCGACGGGCGGCGGACGGACGGACGGGCGGCGGACGAGCCGGTCGCGATCGTCGGTGTTGGATGCCGCTTCCCCGGTGGGGTGCGTTCGGCCGAGGAGCTGTGGCGGCTGGTGGCCGACGGTGTCGACGCGATCGGTGCGTTCCCGGCGGACCGTGGCTGGGACGCGCTCGCCCCGGCGACGGAGTCCTACGCCCGCGCGGGCGGATTCCTGCATGACGGCCACGAGTTCGACGCGGACTTCTTCGGGATCTCGCCGCGTGAGGCGCTGGCGACCGACCCGCAGCAGCGGCTGCTGCTGGAGACCGCGTGGGAGACCGTCGAGTCCGCGGGCATCGCCCCGGACACCCTGAAGGGCTCACGGACCGGGGTGTTCACCGGCACGACGAGCCAGGACTACGCCGCCCTGACCGCCGCCGCCCCGGAGGTGACGGCGGGCTTCGGACTGACCGGGAGCACCGCCAGTGTGCTGTCGGGCCGGATCTCCTACGCGCTGGGGCTGGAGGGGCCCGCCCTCTCCGTCGACACGGCGTGTTCGTCGTCGCTGGTCGCGATCCATCTGGCGGCGCAGGCACTGCGGCGCGGCGAGTGCGCGCTCGCGCTCGCGGGCGGGGCGACGTTCATGTCCACTCCCGGTGTGTTCGCCGAGTTCTCCCGGCAGGGCGGTCTGGCGGGCGACGGCCGGTGCAAGCCGTTCGCGGGCGCGGCGGACGGCACGGGCTGGGGCGAGGGGGTGGGGCTGGTGCTGCTGGAGCGGCTCTCGGACGCCCGGCGCAACGGGCACGAGATCCTGGCCGTGGTGCGCGGTTCGGCGGTGAACCAGGACGGCGCCTCCAACGGCCTCACCGCCCCCAACGGACCCTCCCAGCAACGGGTGATCCGGCAGGCCCTGGCCGACGCCGGACTGAACACCGGCGACATCGACGCCGTGGAAGCGCATGGCACCGGTACCGTCCTCGGAGACCCCATCGAGGCCGAGGCGCTGCTCGCCACGTACGGCCAGGACCGCCCCGCCGACCGGCCGCTACGGCTCGGCTCGGTCAAGTCCAACATCGGTCACACCCAGGCCGCCGCCGGTATCGCGGGTGTCATCAAGATGGTGATGGCGCTGCGTCACCAGCGGCTGCCCCGCACCCTCCACGTGGACGAACCCACCTCCAAGGTCGACTGGACGACGGGCGGCGTCTCCCTGCTCACCGAGGCCGTCGACTGGCCCGAGGGCGACCGGCCCCGCCGGGCCGGGGTGTCGTCCTTCGGCATCAGCGGCACCAACGCCCATGTGATCGTCGAGCAGGCGCCGTACGACCCCGCGCCGCCCCACCCGGCGGCCGATCCGGTGCCCGGGGCCCTCTCCGGGGGCCCGGTGGCATGGGTGCTGTCGGCCAGGTCCGAGGAGGCGCTGCGCGGCCAGGCGGCACGGCTGCTGCCGGCCGTCGGCGGGCCGGATCTCGCACCGGCCGATGTGGCCTGGTCGCTGGCCCGCAACCGGGCCCGGTTCGACCACCGCGCGGTCGTGGTCGGGGAGGACCGCGCGGAGCTGCTCGAAGGGCTGTCCGCGCTGGCGGAGGGCCGGAGCACGGCACGGGTGCTCTCCGGCCGGGCCGTCACCGGCGGGGTGGCGTTCGTCTTCTCCGGTCAGGGCGCGCAATGGCCCGGCATGACACGGGAACTGTACGAAGCCTCACCGGTCTTCGCCGACGCCCTCAACGAGGTCTGCGCCGCCTTCGACACGCACCTTCCCACCCCGCTCGCCGATGTCATCCTCGCCGACGCCGGCACCGAACACGCCACACTCCTCGACCAGACCGACTACACCCAACCCGCACTCTTCGCCGTCGAAACAGCCCTCCACACCCTCGCCACCACCAGCGGCCTCCACCCCGAAACCCTCGCCGGACACTCCATCGGCGAAATCAGCGCCGCCCACGCCGCAGGCATCCTCACCCTCAAAGACGCCACCACCCTCGTCGCCACCCGAGGCCGCCTCATGGCCACACTCCCCACCACCGGCACCATGCTCGCCCTCCACACCGACGAAACCACCGCCACCACCCTCATCAACCACCTCCCCCACCTCACCATCGCCGCCATCAACACCCCCACCTCACTCGTCATCTCCGGCGACACCACCAGCATCAACACCACCCAAACACGCGCCCACCAAGCAGGCATCACCACCACCCGCCTCCGCGTCAGCCACGCATTCCACTCCCCCCACATGGACCCCATCCTCGAAGAATTCCACACGGTCATCGCCCAACTCGACCTCCGACCGCCCCGCATCCCCCTCATCTCCACCGTCACCGGACAGAAACTCACCACCGAACAAGCCACCTCACCCGCCTACTGGGTACGCCACGCCCGCGACACCGTCCGCTACCACGACGCCCTCACCACCCTCACCACCACCGGCACCCACACCCTCATCGAAATCGGCCCCGACAGCGTCCTGTCCGGGCTGGTACAGGACGGCGGCCCGCGGACGGTGCCGCTGATGCGCCGCCCCCGGCCGTCCGAGGCGCCGGTGCCGGAGCCCGTACGGTTCGTCCGGGCCCTGGCCTCGGCGCATGCGCGCGGTGCCGAGGTCGACTGGGCGGCGGTGCTCGGCTCGGGACGGCCGGTGCCCCTGCCCACCTACGCCTTCGACCGCCGGCGCTACTGGGTCGAACCCGCGCCCGGCGCGGCGGACGTGGCGGGCGCCGGGCTGCTCTCCGCCGGGCATCCGCTGCTGGGCGCGGTGGTCGAGTCGCCCGACACGGACGGGGTGATCTGCACGGGCCGGCTGTCGACGGCCGCGCACCCCTGGCTCGCGGACCACACGGTCGCCGGCTCGGTGACCGTACCGGGCACGGCTGTGGTGGAGATGGTGAGCCGCGCGGCCGACGCGGTGGGCTGCGGTCGGATCGGCGAACTGGTGCTGCGGACCCCGATGGTGCTGCCCGGACCGGACGCGCTTCAGGTGCGGGTGGTCGTCGGCGCCCCGGACGAGGAGGGCGACCGCGAGGTCGCCGTACACTCCCGTGCCGAACCGGCCCCGCACACCACGGCCGCCGAGTGGACCACCCACGCGACCGGATTCGTGGCCCCCGCGTCGGACGCGGTGCGCGCGCCGCTGTCCGCGTGGCCACCGCCGGGCGCCACGGACGTCGGGCTCGACGGGCTCTACCCGGAGCTGGCGGCCGAGGGGCTGGTCTACGGGCCGGCGTTCCAGGGCCTGCGGGCGGTCTGGCGACGGGACGACGAGATCTACGCCGAGGTCACCCTCCCGACCGGCCCGCACACCCGGACCGACGGCTTCCTCCTCCACCCCGCCCTCCTCGACGCCGCCCTGCACGCACTGGCCCGCGCGGACGTGATGGACGCCGGGCGAGGGGCGCATCTGCCGTTCTCCTGGACGGGGGTACGGGTACGGACCGTCGGTGCGACGGCCCTGCGGGTACGGATGACGGTCGGCTCCGACGACACCGTCCGCCTGGAGGTGTTCGACACGGCGGGCGAGCCCGTCGCGGAAGTCGAGGCACTCACACTGCGTCCACTGCCGAAGGCACCGGTGCCCACGGCGGATGCCTCGCTGTCGGACTCGCTGCACTCCGTGATCTGGAACCCCGTCGCCGCCCCGGCCACCGGGCGGATCCCCCGGACGTGGGCGGTGCTTGACGGTGACGGCTCGGGACCCGGCCTGCGGATACAGGGCGTCGAAGCCACCGTACTGACCGACCTGGACGCCCTGGCGACCACCGCCGACGGTACGGCAGCCGTTCCGGATGTGGTGGTCTGGCGATGCCCGACCGTCGCCACCGACGATGTCCCCGCCGCCGCCCATCGCTCCGCCACCGCCGCACTCGCCCTGCTCCAGCAGTGGCTCGCGAACCCCCAGCTCGAAGACTCCCACCTCGTACTTCTCACCCACAACGCCATAGCCGCACGCCCCAACGACCCCGCCGACCCCTCCCACTCACCCGTCTGGGGCCTCACCCGCTCCGCACAGACCGAACACCCCCACCGCTTCACCCTCATAGACACCGACCACACCACCCACGACATCCCACTCGCCCAAGCCCTCGCCTCCGGCGAACCCCAACTCGCCCTGCGCGGCCACGACCTCCTCGCCCCCCGAGTCACCCGCCACCACAACAACGACCAGCTCACCGTCCCCACCACCCCCCACTGGCACCTCGACATCACCACACCCGGCACCATCGACAACCTCCACCTCACCCCCACCACCCCCAACGAACAACCCCTCCAACCAGGACAGGTACGCGTCCGCGTCCACGCCGCCGGACTCAACTTCCGCGACGTCCTCATGGCCCTCGGCATGTACCCCGGCGACATCAGCCTCGGCAGCGAAGGCGCCGGAGTCATCACCGAAACCGGACCCGACGTCCCCCACCTCACCGTCGGCGACCGCGTCACCGGCTATCTGAGCGGCGCGTTCGGTCCGACGACGGTCGCCGACCACCGCATGCTGACACCGATCCCGGACTCCTGGTCGTTCGCCCGTGCCGCGGCGATCCCGATCGTGTCGGTCACCGCGCTGTACGGTCTGCGGGATCTGGCGGGTCTCTCCCCCGGTCAGTCGGTCCTCATCCACGCCGGCACCGGAGGCGTCGGCATGGCCGCCATCCGCATCGCCCAGCACCTCGGCGCCGACGTCTACGCCACCGCCTCCGAAACCAAATGGGACACCCTCCGCCAACTCGGCCTCGACGACGACCACATCGCCTCCTCCCGCACCCTCGACTTCGCCCACACCTTCCTCACCACCACCCAAGGCCAAGGCGTCGACGTCGTCCTCAACTCCCTCACCGACGACTACATCGACACCTCACTCCAACTCCTCCCCCGCGGCGGCCACTTCATCGAAATCGGCAAACGCGACATCCGCAACCCCCACCACATCGCCACCACCCACCCCGGCGTCCACTACCAAGCCTTCGACACCACCGAGGCCGGACCCGAACACATCGGACGACTGCTCAAGGAACTCGTCACCCTCCATGACACCGGAGCACTCCTCCCTCTACCGCTGACCACCTGGCCCCTCACCCAAGCGCCCCATGCCTTCCGCCACCTCAGTCAGGCCCGGCACACCGGGAAGGTCGTCCTGACCGTCCCCCAAGCGCCCTTCACCACCGGTACCACCCTCATCACCGGCGGGTCCGGACATCTCGCCACCGCCCTCGCCCGCCACGCCGCCCACCAAGGCGCACCCCACATCCTCCTCCTCAGCCGACGCGGCCCCGACGCACCCCACACCACCCAACTCCAACAAGAACTCCAACACACCAACACCCAACTCACCATCACCACCTGCGACGTCACCGACCCCACCCAACTCGCCCACGCCATCAACACCATCCCCCCGGAGCATCCACTCCGCACCGTCATCCACACCGCCGGAATCATCGACGACAGCCTCATCCACACTCTCACCCCTCATCAGCTCACCACCGTCATGCAGCCCAAAACCGACGCCGCATGGCACCTCCACACCCTCACTCAGCACCACCCCCTCCACGCCTTCATCCTCTACTCCTCCATCACCGCCACCACCGGCGGCGCCGGCCAAGCCAACTACGCCGCCGCCAACACCTTCCTCGACACCCTCGCCCACCACCGCCGCCACCACCACCTCCCCGCCACCACCATCGCCTGGGGACCCTGGGCCGACCACGGCATGGCCGCCAACCTCACCACCACCCACCAACACCGCATCACCCGCTCCGGCATCACCCCCCTCACCACCACCCACGCACACCAACTCCTCCACACCACCCACCACCACCAAACCCCCCACACCATCGCCGCCCACCTCAACACCGCTCTTCTCAGCACCACCGAACCGCTCTGGCGCTCCACCGCGCCCAGTGCGGCCCGCGGTACCGCCCGGGCCGGTCTTCCGCAGGCCACCGCGCTCGGCGAGCTGGCCCGGCTGCGGGCCGGGGAGCGTCTCGACGCGCTGGCAGACCTCGTCCACGGTGAGGCGACCGCGGTCCTCGGCCATACCGATCCCGGGACCCTCGACCGCGACCGGCCCTTCCGCGACCTCGGCTTCGACTCCCTCACCGCCGTCGAACTCCGCAACCGCCTCAACACCCTCACCGGCCTGCGCCTGGCCCCGGGCACCGTCTTCGACCACCCGACGGTGCCCGCCCTCGCCGCCCACCTGGACACGGTCCTGTTCCCCGCCGCGCCGGCGCCGGCCGAGACGGGCGACGCTCTCGACCGGCTCGACGCGCTGCTGGCGGCCCTCGCGGACCACGGCGAGGAGTCCGTACGCGAAGGGGCCCGGCAGCGGGTACGGGACTTCCTGCGCCGGGACACGGACGCCTACGACGAGGGCCCCCGGGGCGACACGGACGACGACGACTATCTGTCCGAGGTCATGAATTCGGCCTCGTTCAGCGATCTCAAGAATCTGATGGACGAGCAGTTCGGTTACGGCGACACCACGGGTCCGGACAGCACGGGTCCGAGGACCGGCTCAACTCGGCACGAAAGCATGGACGATGTCTGA